From the genome of Alkalimarinus coralli:
TGCAAGCTCACGGAATGCCTGGCGACATGCCGGCAGCCTTGGTGGAACAGGGTACAACGCCCAACCAACGTGTATATATTGCAACGCTGGACACCTTACAACAGCAAGTCGAAGATGAGAACGTTCAAACCCCTACTCTCATTATCATCGGAACAGTGGTTTCGGCGTTTAGTGAACAACAGAAAGAGAACGTTACTGCCAGCAATGTGGTGCAATTTGCAACAGGAATGTAATTGATGATCACCTCTTTTCTACCTAACCTGTTGGCTCACAGGCAGGCTGCGCCTACTAGCTCACTTAGCATCATCCCGAAGCTAAACCATCTAGCGTTGCTCGGCTTATTCTTGCTCGCCCCCACTAACGTGGCTGCAGCTTCTGCCAAAAGTACCCATTCGATATCAGAAACAGAAATTCCCGCACAGACAAAACAGCTTTATAAAGACAATTGTGCAGAGTGTCATGGGGCCAACCGCACGGGGTCTATGGGGCCAGCTCTGCTACCTGACAATCTCTCTCGGCTGAGAAAGAACAAGGCGGTCGACGTGATCAAAAATGGCCGCCCCGCAACCCAGATGCCAGCCTTCGCCGCCAAATTGAATGATCAGCAAATCTCATCTCTGGCCGACTATGTATTCAGTAAACCAGTGGTTCAGCCGGAATGGTCGCTTAAAGATATTGAGCGCTCTCATGTTGTCTATCACCCAAACGGTAGCCTTCCAGATAAACCGAAATTTGAAGCTGACCTGAAAAACCTGTTTATTGTTGTCGAACTTGGAGACCACTCTGCCACGCTTTTAAATGGTGATACATTTGAACCTATTCACCGTTTCAAAACACGCTTTGCACTGCACGGAGGCCCAAAATACTCACCTGATGGGCGCTATGTCTATTTTGCTTCAAGGGATGGCTGGGTTAGTAAATATGACATATACAACATGGAGTTTGTCGCAGAAATCCGGGCTGCCATTAATACTCGAAACCTGGCTATCTCAAAAGATGGTAAATATGCCATGGTAGCCAACTACCTGCCTCAGTCTTTGGTGCTAATCGATACGACCGATTTAAAACCCGTCAAAGTATTTGATGTCGAAAGCTCCGAA
Proteins encoded in this window:
- a CDS encoding cytochrome D1 domain-containing protein produces the protein MITSFLPNLLAHRQAAPTSSLSIIPKLNHLALLGLFLLAPTNVAAASAKSTHSISETEIPAQTKQLYKDNCAECHGANRTGSMGPALLPDNLSRLRKNKAVDVIKNGRPATQMPAFAAKLNDQQISSLADYVFSKPVVQPEWSLKDIERSHVVYHPNGSLPDKPKFEADLKNLFIVVELGDHSATLLNGDTFEPIHRFKTRFALHGGPKYSPDGRYVYFASRDGWVSKYDIYNMEFVAEIRAAINTRNLAISKDGKYAMVANYLPQSLVLIDTTDLKPVKVFDVESSEGKPSRVSAVYTAPPRNSFIAALKDLKEVWEIPYDQGELTVRKIPVDDYLDDFFFDQSYKHLIGASRDSKDGQVIDLDQGKKIKTIDLAGMPHLGSGITWQYQGKTVMATPNLKDGQVSVIDMTTWDVIKRIKTKGPGFFMRSHQNSKYAWVDVFFGPNKDLMHVINKETLEIEKTLQPIPGKTAAHIEFTKNGSHALMSIWDKDGALIVYDANTLKEVKRLPMKKPSGKYNVHNKTTYATGTSH